The window CCGCCGGATCGCCCGCTGGACCTGCCCGGCGTATCCGGTGAACTCCTGCCCCAGGCGGATAGGGGTGGCGTCCATGAGGTGGGTCCGGCCGGTCTTGATGATGTCGGCGAATGCCACCGCCTTCTCCTCCAGCGCCTGCTGCAGCTCCTCCAGCGCCGGCAGCAGGCGCCCCTCGATGTCCAGCAGGGCGGCCAGGTGAATGGCGGTGGGGATGACGTCGTTGCTGGACTGGCAGAGGTTCACGTGGTCGTTGGGGTGGACCAGACGGCTCCCCCGCTCGCCTCCCAGCAGTTCGGTGGCGCGGTTGGCGATCACCTCATTGGCGTTCATGTTGGTGGACGTGCCCGAGCCGGTCTGGAAGATGTCCACCACGAACTGATCGTCGAACTTTCCCTCGGCCACCTCCGCCGCCGCCCGGGCGATGGCCTCGCCCGTCCGTCGGTCCAGCAGGCCCAGGTCCATATTGACCTCGGCGGCGGCCCGCTTGATGAGGCCCAGGGCCCGCAGGAAGGACCGCGGGAACCGCAGTCCGCTGATGGGGAAGTTGCGCACCGCCCGGGCCGTGGACGCGCCATAGTAGGCCTCCCGGGGGACCGGCATCTCGCCCAGGGAGTCCCGCTCGATGCGCGTCTCCGGCGGGGCGCCGGGTGCCCGCGCCGGCCGGATGACCCGCCGGCTGACCCGGCGGGCGCGCTTGCGCGACGTCGCGCGTGCCATCTGTCGTCACCTCCCGCGCCGGATCTGGCGCAGCCGCGCGCTGCGCTCTTCGATGTCGGCCCGCATATCCCGCAGGTGCGCCCGCAGGGCCCGCCGCGCCCCCGCCGGCTGGCGCCGCCGCAAGGCGCGGAGGATGGCCCGGTGAAACTGCAGGGCCCGCTGGGGGCTGCTCTGGCGCCGCCCGGTCTTCTCCCGCGAGCGCAGCCACATCTCGTTGAGGTGGCGCATGAGGCTGGTCAGGACCGGATTGCCGGTGGCCTCCGCCAGCTGGGCGTGGAAGGCCAGGTCCCCGGCCACGTCGTGGCGGCCGGCGGCCAGGTCCCGCTCCCGGGCCTGCAGCAGCGCCTCCAGAGCGTCCAGGTCTTCCCGGGTGGCCCGCCCGGCGGCCAGGGTCACGATGCCCTCCTCGACGATGGCCCGGGCCTCCAGGACGTCCAGGAGGAAGGTACGTTCGGACAGCAGGCTGTAGACGGCGGGGTCCAGGGGGGCGGACGGGGCGGCGGCCACGAACGTCCCCTCGCCCGGCCGCACGTCCACCACGCCCAGGTAGTCCAGGACCCGCAGGCCCTCGCGCACCGACTGGCGGCTCACCGACAGCCGGTCGGCCAGCTCCCGCTCCCCGGGCAGGCGGTCCCCCGGGGCCAGGTGCTGGGAGGCGATGAGGTCCTGAATCTGGCGGACGACGTCCTCGTAGATCCGGCTGCGGCGGATCGGCTGGAACAGGCGCCCGGGTGCGGCCATGGGAGGACTGCTGGTCTGACCAGCAGTCCGCTTTCAGCCTACCCCGGTGCGGCGGCCGAGTCAATAACGGGAGGAGAGGGGAAGGCGGACGGAACGGCATAGGAGCCTTCCCTCTTCCTTCATCCCTCTTCCTTCTTCCCTCCGTATTCCCCCTGCGCTACACTGATCGCGGTCCGAGATATCTCCGAGACATCTGCGGGCGCGTGGAGGGTCTGTCATGTCGGCGCTGGAAACGCTCACGCCCCCTGCCGAGGGTCAGCGCATCGAGGTCCGGGACGGCCGCCTGGTGGTGCCCGACCAGCCCATCATCCCCTTCATCGAGGGCGACGGGACGGGGCCGGACATCTGGCGCGCCAGCCGGCGGATCTTCGACGCCGCCGTGCAGGCGGCCTACGGGGGCCGCCGGCGCATCGTGTGGTTCGAGGTGTACGCCGGCGAGAAGGCCTACAAGCTCTTTGGCACGTGGCTGCCCGAAGATACCCTGCGGGCCTTCCAGCACTACGTGGTCGGCATCAAGGGCCCCCTCACCACGCCGGTGGGGGGCGGGTTCCGCAGCCTCAACGTGGCCCTGCGCCAGCTGCTGGACCTGTACGCCTGCGTGCGGCCCGTGCGGTGGTTCGAGGGGGTGCCCAGCCCGGTGCGGCATCCCGAGCGGCTGAACGTGGTCATCTTCCGGGAGAACACCGAAGACATCTATGTGGGCTTCGAGCATCCCAGCCAGTCCCCGGAGGCGCGCCGGCTGATTGAGTTCGTCCGGCGGGAGTTCGGCTGGCAGGTCCGCGAGGACTCGGGCATCGGCCTGAAGCCCATGAGCCCCTTCGGGACCAAGCGGCTGGTGCGCAAGGCCATCCGGTACGCCCTGGAGCGCGGCCGGCGCAGCGTGACCCTGGTGCACAAGGGCAACATCATGAAGTACACCGAGGGCGCCTTCCGGGAGTGGGGGTATCAGGTGGCCCGGGAGGAGTTCGGCGACGTCACCGTCACCTGGGAGGAGGTCCAGCGCGACCACGGCGGCCAGGTGCCGCCCGGCCGGCTGCTGATCCAGGACTCCATCGCGGATGTGACCTTCCAGCACCTGCTGATCCGGCCGCAGGACTTCGACGTGATCGCCACCGGGAACCTCAACGGCGACTACCTCTCCGACGCGGCGGCGGCGCAGGTGGGAGGCATCGGCATGGCCCCGGGGGGCAACATCGGCGACGTGCACGCCGTGTTCGAGGCCACCCACGGAACGGCCCCGAAGTACGCCAACCTGGACAAGGTCAATCCCACCTCGGTCACCCTGTCGGGGGTCATGATGCTGGAGTACCTGGGGTGGACCGAGGCCGCCCAGCGGATCGTGCGGGCTCTGGAGAAGACCTTCCGCCAGAAGATTGTGACCTATGACCTGGCCCGCCTGATGGACGGCGCGCGGGAGGTGCGGACCAGCGAGTTCGCCAGCGCCGTCATCGACAACATGGAGTGACGGGCGGCCGGGTCGGCCGGAGGCCAGGGAAAAGGGAGGACGGAAGAGGGAAGAGGGAGGGGCCGGCGGGGTGTCGGGATCGGGAGACGCGTCCGACCATCCCGGACCCTGACCGTTGTCTCTTCCCCGTCGCGCGCGGGAGGGGTCACCATGCGGCCCAAGGTGTCCATCGTCGGAGCGGGGATGGTCGGCCATACCGCCGCCCACTGGCTGGCGGCCGAGGAGCTGGCGGATCTGGTGCTGGTGGACATCATCGAGAAGATGCCCCAGGGCAAGGCTCTGGACCTGGCCCAGGCCCTGCCCATCCGGGGCGTGGACCTGACGGTGGTGGGCAGCAACGGGTACGAGGAGACGGCGGGCTCGCAGGTGGTGGTCATCGTGGCCGGCGTGGCCCGCAAGCCCGGGATGACCCGGGAGCAGCTGCTGGACACCAACGCCGGCATCGTGCGCGGGGTGGTGGAGCAGGTGGTCCGCTACTCGCCCGAGGCCATCCTGCTGGTGGTCACCAACCCCCTGGACGCCATGACCTACCTCACCTGCAAAGTGTCGGGCTTTCCGCGGCACCGGGTGGTCGGCCAGTCGGGCGCCCTGGACTCGACGCGCTTCCGCACCTTCCTCGCCCGGGAGGTAGGGGTCTCGGTGGAGGACGTGCACGCCATGGTGATCGGCGCCCACACCGACAAGGACATGGTTCCCCTGCCGCGGTTCGCCCACGTGGGCGGCGTGCCGCTGGACCACCTGCTGCCGGCCGAGCGGATCCAGGCGGTGGTGGCCCGCACCCGGCGCGGGGGGGCGGAAATCACCGAACTGATGGGCATCAGCGCGTTCTTCGCCCCGGGGGCCGCCATCGCCCAGATGGTGGAGGCCATCCTGCGGGACAAGAAGCGCCTGGTCCCCTGCAGCGTGTACCTGGACGGGGAGTATGGCGAGCGCGACGTGTGCATCGGGGTGCCGGTGGTCCTGGGGGCACGCGGGGTCGAGCGCATCATCGAGCTTCCCCTGGACGCCCAGGAGCGGGCGGCGTTTGCGGCCTCGGTGGCGGCGGTGCGGGAGATGATCGGGGCGCTGAAACTGTAGGCCGTGAAGCTCCACGAGTTCCAGGCCAAGGAGCTGTTCGCCCGCTACGGGATCCCCGTCCAGCGGGGCGCAGTGGTGGAGCGCCCCGACCAGATCGACGCGCTGGACCTTCGCTATCCCGTGGTCCTGAAGGCCCAGGTCCTGGTGGGAGGGCGGGGCAAGGCCGGCGGCATCCGCCTGGCGTCCACTCCCCGGGAGGCCGCGGCGGTGGCGGCGGCGTTGCTGGGCATGGAGATCCGGGGCGAACGGGTCCGGCGGCTGCTGGTGGCCGAAGCCGCGGAGATCGCCGCCGAGTACTACCTGGCGTTCACCGTGGACCGCTCGGCCCGCCGGCTGGTGGCGGTGGCGTCGGCGGCGGGGGGTGTGGACATCGAGGAGGTGGCCCGCGCCACGCCCGAGGCGATCGCCCGGCTGCCGGTGGACCCATGGGTGGGGTTCCTGCCCTACCACGCCCGGCGGCTGGGGCGGGCCATCGGCCTGAGCGGGCCGCTCCTGGGGGAGTTCGCCGGCGTCGCCACCGCTCTGTACCGGCTGGTCGCCGAGCAGGATGCCGAGCTGGCCGAGATCAACCCCCTGGGGGTGGTGGGCGGCCACCTGCTGGCCGTCGACGCCAAGGTGGTGGTGGATGACAACGCGCTGTTCCGCCACCCGGAACTGCCGGCCAGCGAGGAGCTGACGGACCTGGAGCGCCTGGCCCGGGCGGCGGGTCTGTCCTACGTGGAGCTGGACGGGGACATCGCCATCGTCGGCAACGGCGCCGGGCTGGTGATGGCCACGCTGGACATGGTCGCCCACTTCGGGGGGCGGCCGGCTAACTTCCTGGACGTGGGCGGCGGAGCGACCACCGAGAACATGCGGCAGGCCATCGAGATTGCCCTGCGCAAGCCGGGGGTGCGGGTCCTGTTCATCAACATCTTTGGCGGCATCACCCGCTGTGACGACATCGCCCGCGGCATCGTGAGCGCCCTGCCTCCGGTGCCCCTGGTGGTGCGCCTGACGGGGACCAACGAGGAGCAGGGCCAGCAGATCCTCCAGCAGGCCGGCATCCACGCGTTCGTGGATCCCGATGACGCCGCCCGGCAGGCCGTGGCCCTCGCATCCCGGCGGTGAGGCGATCCCTCTGGCTCCTGGCGCTGCTGCTGGCCGCGGTCCTGGCCGCGGGCCTGCCCGCGGCGGCCAGGACCGTCGTCCGCCACGTGGTGGTCCTCAGCGCCGACGGGGCCCGCGCCGACGCGGTGGCCGCCGCCTGGCCTGCGGAGCGCCTGGCGGGCGCCGCCTACACCTGGTCGGCCCGCACCACGCTGCCCAGCACGACCCTGCCCTCCCACGTCTCGATGCTGTCGGGGGTGGGGACCGCCGTGCACGGCGTGCGCGTCAACACCTGGTCGCCCGGGCAGGGCTACCTGGACCGGCCCACGGCGTTCACGGTGGCGGCCGGCGCAGGGATGGCCACCGCGGCGTTCGTCGCCAAGGCCAAGCTGCGGTACCTGCTGCCCCCGGCAGCGGTCCGCCACGTGGCCGTCCTGCCCTTCCCGCGCGCTGACCAGGCGGAGGTGGCGCGCCGGGCCGCCTCCTACCTGGAGGAGGCCCGTCCGCACCTGCTGTTTGTGCACGTGGCCGATCCCGATGCCGAAGGGCACCGCGCCGGCTGGATGTCCGAGCCCTACCGGCGGGCAGTGGCTCGCCTGCCGGACACGGTGCAGGTGTTGCGGGACGCGCTGGACCGCCTGGGCGCCGCCTACCTGCTCATCCTCACCGCCGACCACGGGGGCCACGGGCGCGTCCACGGCAGTGCCGACCCTCAGGATGTGACCATTCCGTGGATCGCCTGGGGTGCGGTGTCCCCGGGGCCGCTGCGGCGGCCGGTGGTGACCTACGATACCGCGGCCACAGTGGTGGCGGCGCTGGGGCTGGCCGTGCCCGCCGGCTGGCAGGGCACTCCGGTCCTGCTGCCGGCGGGGGGCCCCTGACGGCCACCGGGCGGACGACACGGAAAGCGACACGGACGCGGAGGGAGTGACGTGGCGATTCTGGTCTCGGCCGACACGCGGGTGGTGGTGTGGGGGATGACCGGCTACCAGGGGCAGTTCCACACGGCCCGGATGCTGGAGTTCGGCACCCGGGTGGTGGCCGGCGTCACCCCCGGCAAGGGCGGCCAGACGGTCCACGGGGTGCCGGTGTTCGAGACCGGCGAGGAGGCGGTGCGGGCCACCGGGGGGACCGCCGCCTGCCTGTTCGTCCCCGCCCGCTTTGCCCGCGAAGCGGCCCTGGAGGCTATCGAGCTGGGGATGGACCCGGTGGTCATCATCACCGAGGGGATTCCCGTGCAGGACACCATCCAGATCGTCGACCAGGCGCAGCGGCGCGGCGTGCGGGTGGTGGGCCCCAACGGTCCGGGCCTGGCGGCTCCCGGCCGCTGCAAGATCGGTATCATGCCCAACTCGCTGTTTCTCCCGGGCCCGGTGGGGGTGGTCTCCCGCAGCGGCACCCTCACCTACGAGATCGTCGCCAGCCTGACGCGACGGGGCATCGGTCAGAGCACGGCCGTGGGCCTGGGGGGCGACCCGGTGGTGGGGATGAGCTTTACCGACGCCCTGCAGCTCTTCGAGACGGACCCCCAGACGCGGGCCGTGGTCCTCATCGGGGAGATCGGGGGCAGCGCGGAGGAGGAGGCGGCTGCCTTCATCCGGTCCGGAGGGATGTCCAAGCCGGCGGTGGCCTACATCGCCGGGCGCACCGCGCCCCCGGGCAAGCGCATGGGGCACGCCGGCGCCGTCATCTCCGGGACGGCCGGCACGGCGGCCAGCAAGGTGGAGGCCCTGCAGGCGGCCGGGGTCCGCGTGGCCGCCCTCCCCACGGCCGTCGCCGACCTGGTGGCCGGCCATCTCTAGCCGGCGGGGGCGGTCCCCCATGGCGGGATTCGTCCTGCGGTGGGCGATCAATGCCGCGGCCATCTATCTGACGGCCCTGCTTCTGCCCGGGGTGCGGGTGCCGGGGGTGGGCGCCGCGGTGGTGGCGGCGCTGGTCCTGGGCGTGGTCAACGCGGTGATCCGCCCGCTGGTCTTCGTCCTCACCCTGCCGCTGACCATCCTGACCCTGGGGCTGTTCACCCTGGTGGTCAACGCGTTGATGCTGTCGCTGGTGGCCGCCCTGACCGCCCTGGAGGTCACCAGCTTCTGGTGGGCGGTGGCGGGCGCACTGCTCATCTCCCTGATCAGCACGGCGCTGAGCGCCCTGCTCGCCCGCTGAGGTTTCCCGCCCGGCGCGGTCCCAGGCTCCAGGTCGCGTACGGACCGCGGGCCCCCGGGTCCCGCCGGCGCAGGGAGGGCGTGGTACACTGATCCCCGCGGGCGGCCGGCCCCGGCCGCCCGGCAGGGAGGGGGTTCCGTGGCGCGACCTGCGGCCCTGCAGCAAATGGGGATCCGGCCGGAGGGCAGCCTGCAGTTCGTCATCATCACCGGCCTGTCCGGCGCCGGGAAGTCGAACGCCATGAAGGTGTTCGAGGACCTGGGCTACTTCTGCGTGGACAACCTCCCTCCGGCGCTGCTACCCAAGTTCGCCGAGCTGTGCCTGCAGTCGGACCGCATCCACCACGTCGCCGTCGCCATCGACGTGCGCGGGGGCGAGTTCTTCAACGACTTTTTCATGGCCCTCGACCAGCTGGCCGCCTTCGGGCTGCCGGCGCGCATCCTGTTTCTGGACGCCTCCGACGACGTCCTGGTGCGGCGCTACGAGGAGACGCGCCGCAAGCATCCTCTGGCGCAGGCCGGGGGCATCCTGGAGGGCATCCGGGAGGAGCGGCGGCGGCTGGAGGCGGTCAAGGAGAGGGCCGACTGGATCGTGGACACCTCCACCCTCACGGTGCGGGAGCTGCGGGACGCCATCGTGCAGACCTTCCTCCGCGGCGTGCCGCCCGGCACCCTCGCGGTGACCGTGATGTCCTTCGGGTACAAGTACGGCCTCCCCCTGGACGCCGACATGGTCCTGGACGTGCGCTTCCTGCCCAACCCCCACTACGACGAGGCCCTCCGCCCCCTGCCCGGACACAGCCCCCCCGTGCGGGAGTTCGTCCTGGGCGCCCCGGCCACCCAGGAGTTCCTCCGCCGCCTGCGGGACCTGCTGGACTACCTGCTGCCCCAGTTTGTGGCCGAAGGCAAGGCCCACCTCACCATCGCGCTGGGGTGCACCGGGGGCAAGCACCGGTCGGTGGTCCTGGCCGACGAGCTGGCCGCCCACCTGGGCGGGCGGGGCTACCGCGTGGCGGTCCGCCACCGGGACGTCGGCAAGGAGTAGCCCGTGGACCGCCCCCTCCGCCCGGCCTGGCTGCGCTGGCTGGCCCCCGGGCTGGGCGTCAAGCGCTACGTGGCGCTGATGGCCGCCGGCATCCTCGCCCTGTCGGCGGGGACGATGCTCATGATCAACGTCCAGCCGCTGGGGTGGGTGGAGTCCCTGGTGTTCCGGGCAACCCTGCGGGTGTTGAGGGTGACCGGAGGACGCCTGTCGGCGACGGGCGTGGCCGTGGTCCTGCTGGCCGGCGGCGTGGCCGCGGTCTTTGCAGGACTGCGGGGGACGGTGCGGTCGGTGGCCGACGCCCTGCTGCCCGCCGGCGGCCGCCCTCTGGTGGACGTGCTGGCCCGCCAGCGCCAGCGCCGCCGGGGCCCCCACGTGGTGGTGGTGGGCGGGGGGACGGGACTGTCCACCCTGCTGCGGGGCCTCAAAGCACATACCGACAACCTGACGGCCGTGGTCACCGTGTTCGACGACGGGGGCAGTTCGGGCCGCCTGCGTCGGGAACTGGGCGTGCTGCCGCCCGGCGACATCCGGGACTGCCTGGTGGCTCTGGCCGAGTCGGAGCCGCTTCTGACGCGCCTGTTCGAGTACCGCTTCCGGGGAGGGGCGCTGGACGGCCACGCCTTCGGGAATCTCTTCCTGGCCAGCCTCACGGGCGTGACCGGCGACCTGGTGAGCGCCATCCGGGAGGCCAGCAAGGTCCTCAACATCCGGGGGCGGGTCCTGCCGTCGGCGGTGCAGGACGTGGTCCTGTGGGCCGAGTTCACCGACGGAACCGCCGTCGAGGGGGAGTCGCAGATCACCCGGGCCCGCAAGCGTATCCGGCGGGTGGGCCTGCGCCCCGCGGGCGTGGCTCCGGCGCCGGAGGTGCTGGAGGCGCTGGGGGAGGCGGACCTGATCGTGCTGGGTCCCGGGAGCCTGTACACCAGCGTGATTCCCAACCTGCTGGTGCAGGGGGTGGCCGACGCCATCCGGCGCAGCCGGGCGGTGCGGGTGTACGTGTGCAACGTCATGACCCAGCCCGGCGAGACCGACGGCTTCGCGGCCAGCGACCACGTGCGGGCTCTGGTGGACCAGGTCGGGCCCGGGCTGGTGAGCCACGTGGTGGTCAACACCCAGCGGCCCCGCCATCCGACCGTGCTGTCCCGCTATCTGGCGGAGGGGGCCGCGCCGGTGGAACCCGACCTGGACCGGGTGGCCGCCCTGGGCGTGGTGCCGGTGCCGGCCGCCCTGCTCAGTGAGGAGGATGTGCTGCGGCACGATCCGGCCCGCCTGGCGCGTCTCCTGCTGCACATCCTCCAGGATGCCTCCCGGGCGGGGGATGCGATGGTGGGCGACGGGCGCACAGGTGACGGAGGACGGCCCGGATGACGACGGCGGACGGAGCGGTGGCAGGGGACGCTGGTTGATCGCGCGAATGAGTACTGCCGGTGTGCCCGCCACCGGCGCATCGGCCGGGCGGGCGTCGAGGTTGTCGGATCATGCCCCGGGTCCTGGTGGACTGGCTGTACGTGGCGATCTTCGCCGTGGCGGGAACCGTCATGGCGGCCCTGCCCCTGGCGGTGGTGTGGCTGCTGGCGCCGCGGGTGTCCCTGCCCCAGAAGACCTTGACCTACGAGTCGGGCGTCATCCCCTTCGGTCAGGCCTGGGCGCAGTTTCACGTCCGCTATTACCTGTTCGCGCTGGTGTTCGTGATCTTCGACGTGGAGGTCATCTACCTGTACCCGTGGGCGGTGGTCTTCCGCCAGCTGGGCGCCGTCGCCTTCGTGGAGATGTTGCTGTTCCTCGGGATCCTCATCGTGGGCCTGGCCTACGCCTGGCGCAAAGGAGCCCTGGAGTGGATGTGAGGCTCCGCCCGGCGGCCGCCGGAGCCGCGCCCCGCGGGATGATGGCTGTCGCCCCGAGCCGCCCGTCCACCCGGGAGGAACCCCACCGATGGCGTGGGTGATCGAGGCGCTGAAGGCCCTCGGCCTCACCGTGGCGGTCTTCACCTTTCTGGCCGTGGTGGGGGCCATGCTGGGCGTGTACCTGGAGCGGAAGATCAGCGGCTGGATCCAGGCACGCCTGGGCCCCAAGCACGTCGGACCCCAGGGACTGCTGCAGACGGTGGCCGACACCGTCAAGCTCCTCCAGAAGGAGCACATCACCCCGCGTCACGCCGACGCCCTGATGTTCAACGCGGCGCCGGTGGTGGTGGCGGTGGCGGCCCTGCTGGACTGGGTGGTGATCCCGTTTGGCGCGGTGGGCGACCGCGTGCTGGTGGTCCGCGACCTCAACATCGGGGTCCTGTACTTCGCCGCCATGGCGTCCCTGACCGTCATCGGCATCCTGTCCGGAGGGTGGGCCAGCAACAACAAGTACGCGCTGCTGGGCGCCCTGCGGTCGGCGTCCCAGATGGTCAGCTACGAGATCCCGCTGGCCCTGAGCATCATCTGGGTGGCCCTGGTGGCCGGCACCCTCTCCACGGTGGGCATCGTGGAGGCGCAGGTGCGCCAGGGCGGGTGGTTCCTGCTGCGGCTGCCCGACCCGGTGGGCTGGTGGGGAGCCCCCCTGGGCCTGCTGGCCGCCCTGACCTTCCTGGCGGCCGCCACCGCCGAGGTGAACCGGGTGCCCTTTGACCTGCCCGAGGCCGAGTCGGAGCTGGTGGCCGGGTACTTTGCCGAGTACACCGGGATGCGCTTCGCCCTGTTTCAGCTGGGGGAGTACGGGGAGATGTTTGCCATGGCGGCGCTCGCGTCGGTCATGTTCTTTGGTGGGTGGGCCGAGCCGCGCCTGGAGCCCTGGATGTGGGCCGGCGTGGCCCTGCTGGCCCTGGTGGTGGCGGCGGTGATCCTCGTCACCGGGGGGGCGCGCAACCTGGTGGTGCGGCCGCTGCTGATCCTGTCGCTGATGGGCGCGGTGGTGGCCGCCGTGATGGCGTGGGGGGTGGCGGGGGGCCGATCTCCGGTCCTTCCGTCGGTGGTGTGGTTTGCCCTCAAGCTGTTCGCCCTGGTGTTCTTTCTCATGTGGATGCGGTGGACCTATCCGCGCCTGCGGCTGGACCAGCTGCTGGCGCTGTCGTGGAAGGTCCTGATTCCGGTGGGGCTGGCGAACCTGCTGGCCACGGGGCTGGTCCTGACCGTGGCCGGCCGGTAGGCCGGGCGGAGGCGGACGGTGGGCGAGCTGGCGGCCTTCATCATCCTGGCGCTGGTGACGCTGGTCCCGGCGGCGGTGGTGGTCACGTCCCGCAACCTGGTGCGGGCCGCCCTCTCCCTGGTGCCCACATTCCTCGGCGTGACGGGACTGTACATCCTGCTGCACGCCGAGTTCGTGGCCGGGATCCAGATCCTGATCTACGCCGGCGCCATCACGGTGCTGATCCTGTTCGTGATCATGCTGACCGAGGGGGGCACGGGGGTCCGCGTCCGGCAGATCACCGAGCAGGTTCCCCTGGGGGCCATGGCGGCGGTATGGCTGGCGTTCGTGGTCCTGACCATCCTGCTGCGGACTCCCTGGCCGGGGGCGGCGGGCGCGGCTCCGCAGTACGGCGTGGCGTCCGTGGGGACCGCGCTCCTCACCGACTACGTGCTGGTGTTCGAGGTGACCAGCCTGGTCCTGCTGGTGTCGCTGATCGGGGCGATCGTCATCGCCCGCCGGGAGGAGTAGAAGAGGCCGGGGCTGCCGGCGGGCGACATCCCGGGCCCGCGCAGACGCCGGGGACGACGGGGGAGTGCTGATGCAGGTGGGGCTGGCGCACTACCTGGTGGTGAGCACCCTGCTGTTCTGCCTGGGGTTGTACGGGGTCCTCACCCGCCGCAACGCCGTGGCCATCCTGATGGGCGTGGAGCTCATGCTCAACGCCGCCAACATCAACCTGGTGGCCTTCAACCGGTATCTGGCGCCGGCGGCGGTGGGCGGCCAGGTCTTCGCGCTGGTGGTCATCACCCTGGCGGCCTGCGAGGCGGCGGTGGGCCTGGCCCTGGTGGTGGCCGCCTACCGCGGCCTGGAGACCATCCACGTGGACGAGATCAACCTGATGAAATGGTGACGAAGACGACAGTCGACCGCGCAGGATGTCGGAGCCGCGGAGGGGCGGGCGCGCGCCCGGCCGCCGCGGTTCGGGATCGGAGAGTTCCGTGATGCTGGCGCTGGCCTGGCTGATCCCCCTCCTGCCCTTTGCGGCGTTCTGGGCCATCGTGTTCTGGGGCCGTCGGTTGCCGGGCGAAGGCGCCTACGTGGCCGTGGGCTCCCTGGCCGCCTCGGCGCTGCTGTCTGTGGGGGTCCTGGCGCAGGTCCTGGCCGGGGCCACCGCTCAGGCCGCCCTGACCTGGGCGGTGGGCGGCGACCGGGTCTTTGCGGTCGGGTACCGGGTGGATCCGCTGACCGCGGTGATGCTGACCGTGGTCACCGTGGTGGGCCTGCTGATCTTCATCTACTCCATCGGCTACATGCACGGCGACCCGCGGTACCCGCGCTTTTTCGCCTACCTCTCCCTGTTCGCGGCGGCCATGCTCACCCTGGTCCTGGCCGACGACTTCCTCCTCCTGTACGTGGGATGGGAGGGCGTGGGGCTGTGCTCGTACCTGCTCATCGGCTTCTGG is drawn from Armatimonadota bacterium and contains these coding sequences:
- the ndhC gene encoding NADH-quinone oxidoreductase subunit A is translated as MPRVLVDWLYVAIFAVAGTVMAALPLAVVWLLAPRVSLPQKTLTYESGVIPFGQAWAQFHVRYYLFALVFVIFDVEVIYLYPWAVVFRQLGAVAFVEMLLFLGILIVGLAYAWRKGALEWM
- a CDS encoding complex I subunit 1 family protein, whose translation is MAWVIEALKALGLTVAVFTFLAVVGAMLGVYLERKISGWIQARLGPKHVGPQGLLQTVADTVKLLQKEHITPRHADALMFNAAPVVVAVAALLDWVVIPFGAVGDRVLVVRDLNIGVLYFAAMASLTVIGILSGGWASNNKYALLGALRSASQMVSYEIPLALSIIWVALVAGTLSTVGIVEAQVRQGGWFLLRLPDPVGWWGAPLGLLAALTFLAAATAEVNRVPFDLPEAESELVAGYFAEYTGMRFALFQLGEYGEMFAMAALASVMFFGGWAEPRLEPWMWAGVALLALVVAAVILVTGGARNLVVRPLLILSLMGAVVAAVMAWGVAGGRSPVLPSVVWFALKLFALVFFLMWMRWTYPRLRLDQLLALSWKVLIPVGLANLLATGLVLTVAGR
- a CDS encoding NADH-quinone oxidoreductase subunit J, translated to MGELAAFIILALVTLVPAAVVVTSRNLVRAALSLVPTFLGVTGLYILLHAEFVAGIQILIYAGAITVLILFVIMLTEGGTGVRVRQITEQVPLGAMAAVWLAFVVLTILLRTPWPGAAGAAPQYGVASVGTALLTDYVLVFEVTSLVLLVSLIGAIVIARREE
- the nuoK gene encoding NADH-quinone oxidoreductase subunit NuoK translates to MQVGLAHYLVVSTLLFCLGLYGVLTRRNAVAILMGVELMLNAANINLVAFNRYLAPAAVGGQVFALVVITLAACEAAVGLALVVAAYRGLETIHVDEINLMKW
- a CDS encoding YvcK family protein, yielding MDRPLRPAWLRWLAPGLGVKRYVALMAAGILALSAGTMLMINVQPLGWVESLVFRATLRVLRVTGGRLSATGVAVVLLAGGVAAVFAGLRGTVRSVADALLPAGGRPLVDVLARQRQRRRGPHVVVVGGGTGLSTLLRGLKAHTDNLTAVVTVFDDGGSSGRLRRELGVLPPGDIRDCLVALAESEPLLTRLFEYRFRGGALDGHAFGNLFLASLTGVTGDLVSAIREASKVLNIRGRVLPSAVQDVVLWAEFTDGTAVEGESQITRARKRIRRVGLRPAGVAPAPEVLEALGEADLIVLGPGSLYTSVIPNLLVQGVADAIRRSRAVRVYVCNVMTQPGETDGFAASDHVRALVDQVGPGLVSHVVVNTQRPRHPTVLSRYLAEGAAPVEPDLDRVAALGVVPVPAALLSEEDVLRHDPARLARLLLHILQDASRAGDAMVGDGRTGDGGRPG